The Dehalogenimonas sp. 4OHTPN genome window below encodes:
- a CDS encoding adenosylcobalamin-dependent ribonucleoside-diphosphate reductase yields MAAQSTPDVRVKLSPNASRVLEKRYLRRDDNGEIAETPDEMFRRVARAVAAVEKTYDPVADVEAIAEDFFQAMACLQFLPNSPTLLNAGAEHGQLASCFVLPVEDSVESTFEAVKHTAIIHKNGGGTGFNFSQVRPRLDRAGGRRGVAAGPVGLIDVIATAADYIRQGGVRRGCNSVVLNVDHPDILEFIKAKSDPDALTNFYISVAVTDSFMSRVDSGADYPLVNPRSGATVTFLNARQVFDRIVDQAWHTGDPGLIFLDRINRDNPTPHLGSIDMITGCGEQAMLPYESCPLGSINLARMLKSNGDTAVDYNKLSRLVDLGVRFLDDVIDASAYPVDVIERTTKTTRRIGLGVMGFADMLFQMGVPYNSGTAVKVVSEVMGFIQERAHRASRKLGFERGSFPAFEGSVYDVPGGGPIRNAACTTVAPTGTLSIIAGCSCGIEPLFSVAFVRHMLDGERLLDINPHFEAAARRAGVWTPDLARRLVRCNHLLEQADVPDSIKKVFVTAHDIAPEWHVKIQAAFQQNVDAAVSKTVNFSHSATREDIARVFLLAHRSGLKGITVYRDGSRDEQPQCTGELGLELVDTYFGSRPGLGDDGSTAKAI; encoded by the coding sequence ATGGCTGCCCAGTCCACACCTGATGTCAGGGTTAAGCTCTCACCAAACGCCTCTCGCGTCCTCGAAAAGCGCTACCTGCGACGTGATGATAACGGAGAGATCGCCGAGACGCCTGATGAGATGTTCCGGCGCGTGGCCCGAGCCGTCGCCGCCGTCGAGAAGACCTATGACCCAGTCGCCGACGTTGAAGCCATCGCCGAGGACTTCTTCCAGGCAATGGCCTGTCTGCAATTCCTGCCCAACTCGCCGACGTTGTTGAACGCCGGAGCCGAACACGGGCAGCTTGCATCATGTTTCGTCCTGCCGGTTGAGGACTCGGTGGAGTCCACTTTTGAGGCAGTGAAACACACCGCCATCATCCACAAGAATGGCGGTGGTACCGGTTTCAACTTCTCTCAGGTAAGGCCGCGGCTGGATCGAGCCGGGGGACGCCGCGGGGTGGCCGCCGGGCCCGTTGGGCTCATCGATGTTATTGCCACCGCCGCCGACTACATCAGGCAAGGCGGGGTAAGGCGGGGCTGCAATTCAGTGGTCCTAAACGTGGATCACCCGGACATTCTCGAATTCATCAAGGCTAAAAGCGACCCTGATGCATTGACCAATTTCTACATCTCGGTGGCGGTCACGGACAGCTTTATGTCAAGGGTTGATTCCGGGGCTGACTACCCTCTGGTTAATCCGCGCAGCGGCGCAACGGTGACCTTCCTGAATGCGAGGCAGGTTTTTGACCGTATCGTCGACCAGGCGTGGCATACAGGCGACCCCGGTCTGATTTTCCTCGATCGCATCAACCGCGACAACCCCACACCGCACCTTGGGAGCATCGACATGATCACCGGCTGCGGCGAACAGGCGATGCTGCCATACGAGTCTTGCCCGCTGGGCTCGATCAACTTGGCGCGGATGCTGAAAAGCAATGGGGACACGGCTGTGGATTATAACAAACTCAGCCGCCTGGTGGACCTCGGCGTACGCTTCCTAGATGACGTCATCGACGCCTCGGCCTATCCGGTGGATGTCATCGAACGAACCACAAAAACTACCCGCCGCATCGGACTGGGGGTAATGGGTTTCGCCGACATGCTCTTTCAAATGGGCGTACCATACAACTCCGGCACGGCGGTGAAGGTCGTCTCTGAAGTCATGGGCTTTATCCAGGAGAGGGCGCATCGGGCGTCACGAAAGCTGGGCTTCGAACGCGGTTCTTTCCCCGCCTTCGAAGGTTCTGTCTATGACGTACCCGGAGGCGGACCGATCAGAAACGCCGCTTGCACTACAGTGGCGCCCACCGGAACCCTGTCTATCATCGCCGGATGCTCCTGCGGCATCGAGCCGTTGTTTTCCGTCGCCTTTGTCCGCCATATGCTCGATGGCGAGAGACTCCTGGACATCAACCCGCACTTCGAAGCGGCGGCGCGGCGGGCTGGTGTTTGGACGCCCGATCTGGCGCGGCGATTGGTGCGCTGCAACCACCTCCTGGAGCAGGCGGACGTACCCGATTCGATTAAGAAAGTGTTCGTCACCGCCCATGATATTGCCCCGGAGTGGCACGTCAAAATCCAGGCAGCCTTTCAGCAAAACGTCGACGCTGCGGTCTCGAAGACGGTGAACTTCTCCCATTCGGCAACTCGCGAGGACATCGCACGCGTTTTTCTGCTAGCCCACCGGTCCGGCCTCAAGGGCATCACCGTGTACCGCGACGGCAGCCGAGACGAGCAGCCGCAGTGCACCGGGGAACTGGGCTTGGAACTGGTCGACACGTATTTCGGCAGCAGGCCAGGTCTGGGCGATGACGGCAGCACTGCAAAGGCGATATAA
- a CDS encoding diphthine--ammonia ligase: MPHSLCIELDRDVEQLTTHSPEPSTIGEKVFVSWSGGKDSCFACYKALQAGLDVRYLASMLTRNTGRLFPHYVTVQVLQAQAAAIGIPLFEQWLEVPENVTQHVRFVDYDRKYMEMLEKLKSLGITGGVFGDVSRGNPFAQAHWDRVEDFTRPVGMKAYRPLWDQDRETMIREFIDLGFKPLVIVTDNRLPELLGKVLDHTILDELKARYERSKEQERIYYHTFVLDGPIFKSRLEITESKKIAVGGVSYLEVMSFDMAAKPVC, translated from the coding sequence ATGCCTCATTCACTTTGTATCGAACTTGATCGGGATGTCGAGCAGTTGACGACACATTCGCCTGAACCATCCACCATCGGTGAAAAGGTCTTCGTCTCCTGGAGCGGCGGCAAAGACTCCTGCTTTGCCTGTTACAAAGCGCTTCAGGCTGGACTGGATGTCCGTTACCTGGCCTCGATGCTGACCAGGAACACCGGCCGGCTTTTCCCGCACTACGTCACCGTGCAAGTGTTGCAGGCACAGGCGGCTGCAATCGGCATACCGCTCTTCGAACAGTGGCTCGAAGTACCGGAAAATGTCACCCAGCACGTCCGCTTCGTTGATTACGACCGGAAGTACATGGAGATGCTGGAAAAGCTCAAGTCCTTGGGCATTACCGGAGGCGTATTCGGCGATGTCTCTCGGGGCAACCCTTTCGCTCAAGCCCACTGGGATCGGGTGGAGGATTTCACTCGCCCTGTTGGCATGAAGGCTTATCGGCCTCTGTGGGACCAGGACCGTGAAACGATGATCAGGGAATTCATCGACCTGGGCTTCAAACCGCTGGTCATCGTCACTGACAACCGCCTGCCGGAGTTGCTGGGCAAAGTGCTCGACCATACCATCCTAGATGAGCTCAAGGCGCGCTATGAGCGGTCAAAAGAGCAGGAGCGTATCTACTACCACACCTTTGTCCTCGACGGGCCGATATTCAAGTCCCGCCTTGAGATTACTGAGAGTAAAAAAATAGCGGTTGGCGGGGTATCATACTTGGAAGTCATGTCTTTTGACATGGCGGCCAAGCCTGTCTGTTAA
- a CDS encoding DOMON domain-containing protein — translation MDFPSGSYANTRLLAGDNFRISWTNTDDTISIGIKGKTTGWIAIALSPTLSKGGADLIIGAVTGGQVTLIDSYSPGYSGGHPRDASSGGTDDLYDIRGSESGGVTTIEFKRKINTLDSRDVAFQHGSNPFLFAMGPDDTMASEHSLVGAGEIIIVLTHP, via the coding sequence ATGGATTTTCCATCTGGAAGTTATGCTAATACCAGGCTGCTGGCTGGTGATAATTTCAGAATAAGCTGGACTAACACGGACGATACCATCTCGATTGGCATCAAGGGTAAAACCACAGGGTGGATTGCCATCGCATTGTCCCCGACATTGAGTAAAGGCGGAGCCGACCTGATAATCGGCGCGGTAACGGGCGGTCAGGTGACACTGATTGATTCCTACAGCCCAGGTTATTCCGGCGGTCACCCCCGCGATGCTTCGAGCGGCGGAACCGATGACCTGTATGACATCAGGGGCAGCGAGTCAGGCGGTGTGACGACCATCGAATTCAAACGTAAAATAAATACACTTGATTCTAGGGACGTAGCATTTCAACATGGAAGCAACCCATTTCTATTTGCCATGGGACCCGATGACACGATGGCCAGCGAACACAGCTTAGTGGGTGCGGGGGAAATCATCATCGTCCTGACTCACCCCTAA
- a CDS encoding prolyl oligopeptidase family serine peptidase — translation MINIRQALDWAASRPELDPEHIGISGVSFGGYVAAIALGLDSRLKAGAILLSAGNLGKLAWSRSSRRYGKWDISEGVFKQEQAEYFKYVDTVTNQGFESVLPSHPAYLFDPYTFVAAIKTKPTLLVNALWDEYFPKEAAREFGEAAGCPEQLWLPTGHATAWLFYPIIRNRVVSLFRNSFNDPN, via the coding sequence GTGATTAACATCCGCCAGGCCTTAGATTGGGCTGCCAGCAGGCCGGAACTGGACCCTGAACACATAGGCATTTCCGGTGTCAGTTTCGGTGGCTACGTTGCCGCCATCGCGCTGGGTCTTGACTCAAGGCTGAAGGCTGGCGCTATTCTTCTGTCGGCCGGGAACCTAGGAAAACTTGCCTGGAGCCGGTCAAGCCGCCGATACGGCAAGTGGGATATTTCCGAAGGGGTGTTTAAGCAGGAACAGGCTGAATATTTCAAATATGTGGATACAGTTACAAATCAGGGGTTTGAGAGTGTGCTGCCGTCTCATCCCGCGTACCTTTTCGACCCCTATACCTTCGTTGCCGCTATTAAGACCAAACCTACTTTACTCGTAAATGCTTTATGGGACGAGTATTTTCCGAAGGAAGCAGCCAGAGAATTCGGAGAAGCTGCGGGTTGTCCAGAACAATTATGGCTGCCAACCGGGCATGCCACTGCCTGGCTGTTTTATCCAATCATCCGCAACCGCGTTGTCAGCTTATTCCGCAACTCGTTTAATGATCCCAACTGA
- a CDS encoding arsenate reductase ArsC codes for MRRVLFVCIHNSGRSKMAEAFFNRYAGDQAIAESAGTEPGQSVNPAVVEAMRELGFDLSQSLPRALTFEMAQGVEKVITMGCMDGCPVVNAPHEDWALPDPMGKDFTEVRKIRDEIKKRVILLLEGMGTKPISPSSKPDISWDH; via the coding sequence GTGAGAAGGGTGTTGTTTGTCTGCATCCACAACTCCGGGCGGTCCAAGATGGCCGAGGCTTTCTTCAACCGCTACGCTGGTGATCAGGCAATAGCCGAGTCTGCCGGCACTGAGCCGGGGCAATCAGTCAACCCGGCCGTCGTCGAAGCGATGAGGGAGCTGGGTTTCGACCTGTCACAGAGCCTGCCGCGGGCTCTAACCTTCGAGATGGCTCAGGGCGTCGAGAAAGTCATCACGATGGGCTGCATGGACGGCTGCCCGGTGGTGAATGCTCCGCATGAAGATTGGGCGCTGCCCGACCCCATGGGAAAAGACTTCACCGAGGTCAGGAAGATTCGCGACGAGATAAAGAAGCGGGTCATTCTCCTCTTAGAAGGTATGGGCACCAAACCGATTAGCCCGAGCAGTAAACCTGATATCAGTTGGGATCATTAA
- the phoU gene encoding phosphate signaling complex protein PhoU, with translation MRVDYERNLKQLQDKVLVLGSMVEKAIDLSMEAMRNRDIELARKLVADDDFINVKRYEIEEDCIHLIATQAPMARDLRIIVAVLNIIIDLERIGDHAAGNAKIAIMLGEEPPLKPLIDLPRMSEKTADMLHRALDAFIKRDAEAARVVTNEDDEVDALYDQIFRELLFFMAEDPKTVSRATRLIWAAHNLERSADRVTNICERVVFVVTGKQEEIAGKY, from the coding sequence ATGAGAGTCGATTACGAGCGCAACTTAAAACAACTCCAGGACAAGGTCCTGGTATTGGGCAGCATGGTGGAGAAAGCTATAGACCTATCGATGGAGGCGATGAGAAACCGCGACATCGAACTGGCCCGCAAGCTGGTAGCGGACGACGATTTTATCAATGTCAAACGCTACGAGATCGAAGAAGATTGCATCCACCTCATCGCTACCCAGGCGCCGATGGCCCGGGACCTGCGGATCATTGTAGCTGTCCTAAATATCATCATTGACCTGGAGCGTATCGGCGATCATGCCGCCGGCAATGCCAAGATTGCTATTATGCTGGGCGAGGAGCCGCCGCTTAAGCCGCTGATCGACTTGCCGCGGATGTCGGAAAAAACGGCTGACATGCTGCACCGAGCGCTGGACGCTTTCATTAAGCGGGACGCTGAAGCCGCGCGGGTGGTCACCAACGAGGATGACGAGGTCGACGCCCTTTACGACCAGATCTTCCGTGAGTTACTTTTCTTCATGGCTGAGGACCCCAAAACGGTCAGCCGGGCTACCCGGCTCATCTGGGCAGCCCATAACCTGGAGCGCTCCGCTGACCGGGTAACCAACATCTGTGAGCGGGTGGTGTTCGTGGTCACCGGCAAGCAGGAAGAGATTGCCGGCAAATATTAG
- the pstB gene encoding phosphate ABC transporter ATP-binding protein PstB, translated as MDVRPSITAEKESIACGCVPGTGKLRTEKVNLYYGHFRALKDVTLDIPACGITAIIGPSGCGKSSLLRQFNRMNDLIPSARTEGLVEFDGADIFHRDVDVVELRKRIGMVFQKPNPFPMSIFDNVAYGPRRHGIRKKHVLEEIVEKSLRQAAIWDEVKDKLGQSGLSISGGQQQRVCIARVLAVEPEVILMDEPCSALDPIATLKIEDLMRTLACTYTIVIVTHNMQQAARVSDMTAFMMVDDDRSGTLVEYGPTTDLFTNPRDKRTEDYITGRFG; from the coding sequence ATGGACGTCAGACCTTCCATTACCGCCGAAAAAGAATCCATCGCCTGCGGTTGCGTCCCCGGAACCGGCAAGCTGCGAACCGAAAAGGTCAACCTTTATTATGGCCACTTCCGGGCGCTCAAGGACGTGACCCTGGACATCCCGGCCTGCGGTATAACCGCCATTATCGGGCCCTCCGGCTGCGGCAAGTCTTCGCTGCTGCGGCAGTTCAACCGTATGAACGATCTTATTCCGTCTGCCCGCACCGAGGGACTTGTGGAGTTCGACGGTGCGGACATTTTTCACAGGGATGTCGACGTGGTAGAACTCAGGAAGCGCATCGGCATGGTTTTCCAGAAGCCCAATCCTTTTCCCATGTCCATCTTCGACAATGTCGCCTACGGGCCGCGTCGCCACGGCATCCGTAAGAAGCATGTGCTGGAAGAGATCGTCGAGAAAAGTTTACGCCAGGCCGCTATCTGGGATGAGGTCAAAGATAAACTGGGCCAGTCTGGCCTGTCCATCTCCGGCGGCCAGCAGCAGCGCGTCTGCATCGCCCGGGTGCTGGCGGTGGAGCCAGAAGTCATCCTGATGGATGAGCCATGTTCGGCGCTGGACCCAATTGCCACTTTAAAGATTGAGGACTTGATGCGCACCCTGGCCTGTACCTATACTATCGTCATCGTAACCCACAATATGCAGCAGGCAGCCCGCGTCTCGGATATGACGGCCTTCATGATGGTCGACGACGATCGTTCGGGTACGCTCGTCGAATACGGACCGACCACCGACCTGTTCACCAACCCCCGCGACAAGCGTACCGAGGACTACATTACCGGCCGTTTCGGCTAA
- the pstA gene encoding phosphate ABC transporter permease PstA, translating into MSNLRSRQLTQKAAMSLLFTAMLVVVIPIILILIYMVTSGYSVISWDFISQGPSQAGRAGGILPAIIGTAYLMLGTILIALPIGVMAGIYLAEYARDNWLTRLINLAIINLAGVPSIVFGLFGLAVFVLALDMGLSLIAASLTLAAQALAMTITTSREAIIAVPKEYRDGSLAIGVSRWQTIRHAVLPEASPGILTGAILAMSRAAGETAPILVVGAAFLVPNLPTSPFDRFMALPYHLYTVSAHVPGMPREVMWGVALVLVTMVLLFNIVVAVIRVKTRKR; encoded by the coding sequence ATGTCAAACCTGAGATCGAGGCAGCTGACCCAGAAAGCCGCCATGAGTCTGTTGTTTACGGCCATGCTGGTCGTCGTTATTCCGATCATCCTGATCCTTATCTACATGGTTACTTCCGGCTACAGCGTTATCTCATGGGACTTCATCAGCCAGGGTCCGTCACAGGCAGGCAGAGCCGGCGGTATTCTGCCGGCCATCATCGGTACCGCCTACCTCATGCTGGGCACCATCCTTATAGCCCTGCCCATCGGCGTTATGGCCGGCATCTACCTGGCTGAATACGCCCGGGACAACTGGCTGACCCGGCTTATCAACCTGGCTATTATCAATCTGGCCGGCGTTCCTAGCATTGTGTTCGGCCTATTCGGCTTGGCGGTCTTCGTCCTGGCACTCGACATGGGACTTTCGCTTATCGCCGCTTCTTTAACCCTGGCTGCGCAGGCACTGGCCATGACCATTACAACCTCCAGAGAGGCCATCATCGCTGTACCAAAGGAATATCGGGACGGCTCTCTGGCCATTGGCGTTTCCAGGTGGCAAACTATCCGCCACGCTGTGCTGCCGGAGGCTTCTCCCGGCATTCTGACCGGCGCCATCCTGGCCATGAGCCGGGCCGCCGGCGAGACAGCGCCGATACTTGTCGTCGGCGCCGCCTTCCTGGTACCCAACCTGCCGACTTCGCCCTTTGACCGTTTCATGGCTTTGCCATACCACCTCTATACCGTATCGGCTCACGTCCCGGGTATGCCGCGGGAGGTGATGTGGGGGGTAGCGCTGGTGCTCGTGACGATGGTGCTGTTGTTCAACATAGTGGTCGCCGTAATACGCGTAAAGACCCGCAAGAGGTAA